The nucleotide sequence CAAGGACACCATTCCCGGTTTTGAAAAGCAGACCGGCATCAAGGTGCGCTACGACAACTACGACAGCAACGAAACCCTGCAATCCAAGCTGCTGACCGGCAGCTCGGGCTACGACATCGTCACCCCCACTTCGGACTTCATGGCCAAGCAGATTCAGGCTGGTGCCTTCCAGAAACTGGACAAGAGCAAGCTGCCCAATCTGCGCAATCTGGACCCGGCGCTGATGGCCAAGATAGCCGGGGCCGACCCCGGCAACCTGTACGGCATCCCCTGGGCCTATGGCACCGATGGCCTGGGTTACAACCTGACCAAGGTGCAGCCGCTACTGGGCAAGGACACCCCGCTGGACGAGTGGGATGTGCTGTTCAACCCGCAAAAAGCCGCCAAACTGAAAGGCTGCGGCATCTCGGTGCTGGACGATGCCAAGGCAGTATTCGCCACCACCCTGCACTACCTGGGCAAGGCCCCCAACAGCCGCAACCCGGCCGACTATCAGGCCGCCTTCCAGACCCTGCAAAAAATACGCCCCTATATCAAGCGCTTCAGCTCGTCCGGCTATATCAACGAACTGGCCAATGGCGACATCTGCATGGTGCTGGGCTATTCCGGTGACGTGGTGATTGCCAAGGCGCGGGCGGCGGAAGCCAAACGCCCTTATCAACTGGCCTACACCATTCCCAAAACCGGTGCACCGCTGTGGTTTGACGTAATGGTGATTCCCAAGGGCGCAAAGAATGTGGACTCGGCACTGCAGTGGATCAACTACATGCAAACCCCACAAGTGAATGCCGGCATCACCAACACCGTGTTCTACCCCACCGCCAATGCGGCAGCGCGCAAGTTCGTAAAACCGGAGATTGCCAACGACCCGGCCATCTACCCGCCGCCAGCCATGATCAACAAACTATTCCTGCTGGAACCGCTGCCGGCTGACATCATGCGCCTGCAAAACCGCTTGTGGACACAGCTGAAGACCGGACGCTGATCACCTCGGTCTAGTCAAGAAAAAAGGGGCCCAAAGCCCCTTTTTCTGTTGTGCCAGACACCGGATCAAACGCGTTCGCGCAACTCATACCCTGCCGCCGTCAGTGCCTTGCGCCATTCCGTGACGGCAATGTCCACCAGCTGGCGCTGGCCGGTAAAGCCGAAGTCGATATGCATCTGCGGGATGGTGTCGTTGCCAAAGCTGGGCAGGCTGGACAGTTTGAGCGCCGGATAGCGCTGGCTGAAGTCCTGCATCAGGGTAATCAGGTCACCCTCGCGCGCGTTGAGCGCGATCACCCCGGCCTCGACATCCGGGCTATCATTGAACAGCTCGCGGTACTGGCTATCCAGCACCCATTCGATCATCGGCCAGGCCATGGCCGGGAAGCCCGGCACGAAATGCACATGGCCGTGCGAGAAACCGGCAATCTGGTTGACCGGATTAGGGATGATGCGGCTGCCTTGCGGGAACTTCGCCATATTGATGCGGTGCGGATAGGCATCCGCGCCAAATCTCGCCTCGATCAGCGCACCGGCTACCGGATGGACTTCCAGCGCCAGGCCCAAGGCCTGGGCTGCGCAGGCGCGCGTGTGGTCGTCCGGCGTCGCGCCGATGCCACCAAAGCTGAACACCAGTTCACCGCTGGTAAAAGCGCGTTGCAGCGTGGCGGTGATGCGGGCTGGATCATCGCCCACATAGTCAGCCCACGCCAGGCTCAGGCCGCGTGCAGCCAACATGTGGATCAAGGCCTGCAGATGCTTGTCCTGACGCTTGCCGGACAGCAGTTCGTCACCAATGATGATGGCACCGATTTTCACGCACTCACCTCGTCAAATCAGGGCTGCGCAGTAGGCTGAGCCGGTTTGTCATGCAGCCAGCCGCGCGCCGTATAGAAAAGAATCCCCAGCCACTCGCGCAAGGCGGAGTGGCACTCCTGCATGGCCCGGCCAGTAGGCAGATACCAGGCCAGCCCCCCGCCATCATAGCGGACAAAACCGGTAGGTGCGGGCTGCACTTGCAAGCCTTCTGCCGTAAAAAACGGCAAGGCCCGGCGCAGATGCCAGCCCTGGCTGACCAGTGCAATACGTGTGACTCCGGCCTTTTTCAGCAGGCCGGCACTATAGCGTGCATTCTCGAGTGTGGTATTGGACTGTATTTCCACCCAGCGTACCGGCAGGCCGTAGTCCTGCTGCAAGGTGCGCGCCATGACTTCGCCCTCCGCCTCGCCCCCCAGCGGTGAGCCGCCGGTGACCAGCAGCGGCAGCTGACTGCGCCGGGCCAGCCAGGCGGCATAGCGCAGGCGGCTGAGGGTATCCGCGGCGGGTTCGTTACGGCCGTACTCCGGGGCCGGCTTCTTGCCGCCACCCAGTACCACGATGGCCTGGGCCTGCTGCAATTGGCTCGCAGTGATGGGTGGATATTGTTCCAGCCCGGCACTCAGCCACATGGCGGTACGGGGAATGGACAGGCCATAGGCCAGAAACAGGCCGCCCAGCAGCAGCACCCAGCCAGCAAGCGGGCGCGAACGCAATAACAGCGTGCCAGCCAGTATCGGCAGGATGAATAGTAGCGGGGGTAATAAAAAGGCCCCGAAGAGCTGGTGAACCAGTACTTCGGGGCTAATCGTTGCTGTCATTGAAGACTCGTTTGCTTACTCGCCGAGGTAGGCGTTACGTACGCGTTCGTCGTCGAGCAATTCGCGCGCCGGGCCACCCATGGTGATACGGCCGCTTTCCATCACATAGCCACGCTGCGACACTTCCAGCGCCAGCTTGGCGTTCTGCTCTACCAGCAGCATGGTCACGCCTTCCTTGGCAATCATCTGGATGATTTCGAAAATCTTTTCCACGATGATCGGCGCCAGGCCCATGGACGGCTCGTCCAGCAGCAAGAGCTTGGGCTTGGACAGCATGGCACGGCCCATGGCCACCATTTGCTGTTCGCCGCCGGACAAGGTGCCGGCCAGCTGCTTGAAACGCTCTTTCAGCCGCGGGAACAGCTCGTATACGCGCTCGATTTCGCCCTGGATGGCAGCGGTATCATTGCGGTAGTAGGCACCCATTTGCAGGTTCTCTTCCACCGTCAGCTTGCTGAAGATGCCGCGACCTTCCGGCACCATCACCAGGCCATGACGCACATAGTCATAGGACGGAATGGTTCCGTTCAGCTTGCCATCGTAGCTGATGCTGCCACCGGACGGCTTGACCATGCCGATCAGGGTTTTCAGGGTGGTGGTCTTGCCGGCGCCGTTGGCACCGATCAGCGTCACCAGTTCGCCCTGGTCAATATGGAAATCGATCCCTTTGACAGCCTGAATGCCGCCGTAGGCCACTTGCAGGTTTTTAACTTCTAAGAGACTCATGCGTGTGCCGCTCCCAAATAAGCCTCAATCACTTTCGGGTTTCTGCGTACTTCTTCCGGGATGCCTTCGGCAATTTTCTTGCCGTAGTCCAGCACCGCGATACGGTCACACAGGCCCATCATGAGCTTGACGTCGTGTTCAATCAGCAAAACCGTGGTGCCGCTCTTGGCAATCTTGCTCATCAGATCCTTGAGCGACTCGGTTTCACGCGGGTTCATACCGGCAGCCGGTTCGTCCAGTGCCAGCAGCTTGGGCTCGGTAGCCAGCGCACGGGCAATTTCCAGACGGCGCTGGTGGCCGTAGGACAGGTTGCGGGCACGCTCGTTGGCCACATCGGCAATGCCGACGTATTCCAGCAGTTCCCAGGCCTTGTCGGTAATCGACTGTTCTTCGGCACGGGTACGGCGGTCACGCAATACCGCACCCAGCGCACCGGCCTTGGAACGGATGTGGCGACCCACCATCACGTTTTCCAGCGCGGTCATTTCGGCAAACAGGCGAATGTTCTGGAAGGTACGGGCAATCCCGGCTTCCACCACGATGTGCGGCTTGGCCTGGAACAGGTTCTTGCCGTCGAAGGTGAAGGAGCCTTCGTCAGGCACGTACAGCCCGGTCAGCACGTTGAACAGCGTAGTCTTGCCGGCGCCGTTAGGACCGATCAGACCGTAGATCTCACCCTTGTTGATGGTGAGGCCGACGCCGCTCAGCGCGTGCAAGCCACCAAAACGCTTGTTGATGCCTTCGATTTTCAGCAGTACTTCAGCCATGACTTAACCTTTCTGCGCCGCCGCGTCTTTGGCGTCCTTGAACTCAGCCTTGCGGCGTTTGGACGGCAGCATGCCTTCCGGACGAACCAGCATCATCACTACCATGGCAATGCCGAACAGCAGCATGCGGGCATTTTCCGGGTCGATCAGCATGCGACCCATGGTCTTCATCTGCAGCGGGCCAATCACGTCACGCAGGATTTCCGGCGCAATGGTCAGCACCACGGCACCCAGGATCACACCGGCGATATTGCCCATGCCGCCCAGTACGATCATGGCCAGGATCATGATGGACTCCAGCAAGCTGAAGGATTCCGGCGAGACAAAGCCCTGGAAGGCAGAGAACAGGCCACCAGCCACACCACCGGACAGCGCGCCCAGTGCAAAAGCCAGCAGCTTGATGTTGCGGATGTTGATACCCATGGCGGAAGCCGCCACCTGGTCTTCACGCAGTGCCACCCAGGCACGACCGATACGGGAGTGCTGCAGGCGGGAAGCCATGATCACCACCAGCACAGTCAGCGCCAGGAACAGATAGTAGTACAGATAAACCGGCGGCAGGTTCAGGCCGAACAGGCTGATCGGGGTACCCAGATCTACACCCGCCACGTGGATGGGATCGATCAGGTTGATACCTTGCGGGCCGTTGGTGATATTGATCGGCGCATTCAGGTTGTTCATGAAAATACGCACGATTTCACCAAAACCCAGCGTCACGATGGCCAGATAGTCACCCTTCAGGCGCAATACCGGCGTACCGAGCAGAACACCGAAGAAGGCGGCAAACAGCGCCCCCAGCGGGATGGTGACATAGAAGGGCCAGTGAATGCCGAAGTGCGGCGAACTCAGCAGGGCATACGTGTAAGCACCCACTGCGTAGAAGGCGATGAAGCCCAGGTCGAGCAGGCCGGCAAAGCCCACCACGATGTTCAGGCCCAGCGCCAGCATCACGTACAGCAGCGCAAAGTCGACGATACGTACCCAGGAATTACCCAGCGCACCACCCACCACAAACGGCAGGACACACAGAGCAATACCGCAGGCAATAAACAGC is from Aquitalea aquatilis and encodes:
- a CDS encoding ABC transporter permease subunit; its protein translation is MTKALDSKKLGLFIACGIALCVLPFVVGGALGNSWVRIVDFALLYVMLALGLNIVVGFAGLLDLGFIAFYAVGAYTYALLSSPHFGIHWPFYVTIPLGALFAAFFGVLLGTPVLRLKGDYLAIVTLGFGEIVRIFMNNLNAPINITNGPQGINLIDPIHVAGVDLGTPISLFGLNLPPVYLYYYLFLALTVLVVIMASRLQHSRIGRAWVALREDQVAASAMGINIRNIKLLAFALGALSGGVAGGLFSAFQGFVSPESFSLLESIMILAMIVLGGMGNIAGVILGAVVLTIAPEILRDVIGPLQMKTMGRMLIDPENARMLLFGIAMVVMMLVRPEGMLPSKRRKAEFKDAKDAAAQKG
- a CDS encoding ABC transporter ATP-binding protein; translated protein: MSLLEVKNLQVAYGGIQAVKGIDFHIDQGELVTLIGANGAGKTTTLKTLIGMVKPSGGSISYDGKLNGTIPSYDYVRHGLVMVPEGRGIFSKLTVEENLQMGAYYRNDTAAIQGEIERVYELFPRLKERFKQLAGTLSGGEQQMVAMGRAMLSKPKLLLLDEPSMGLAPIIVEKIFEIIQMIAKEGVTMLLVEQNAKLALEVSQRGYVMESGRITMGGPARELLDDERVRNAYLGE
- a CDS encoding ABC transporter ATP-binding protein; this encodes MAEVLLKIEGINKRFGGLHALSGVGLTINKGEIYGLIGPNGAGKTTLFNVLTGLYVPDEGSFTFDGKNLFQAKPHIVVEAGIARTFQNIRLFAEMTALENVMVGRHIRSKAGALGAVLRDRRTRAEEQSITDKAWELLEYVGIADVANERARNLSYGHQRRLEIARALATEPKLLALDEPAAGMNPRETESLKDLMSKIAKSGTTVLLIEHDVKLMMGLCDRIAVLDYGKKIAEGIPEEVRRNPKVIEAYLGAAHA
- a CDS encoding competence/damage-inducible protein A, with the translated sequence MKIGAIIIGDELLSGKRQDKHLQALIHMLAARGLSLAWADYVGDDPARITATLQRAFTSGELVFSFGGIGATPDDHTRACAAQALGLALEVHPVAGALIEARFGADAYPHRINMAKFPQGSRIIPNPVNQIAGFSHGHVHFVPGFPAMAWPMIEWVLDSQYRELFNDSPDVEAGVIALNAREGDLITLMQDFSQRYPALKLSSLPSFGNDTIPQMHIDFGFTGQRQLVDIAVTEWRKALTAAGYELRERV
- a CDS encoding polyamine ABC transporter substrate-binding protein, producing MNTRKLLTTALLLAAASQASSAAGVLNVYNWSDYIAKDTIPGFEKQTGIKVRYDNYDSNETLQSKLLTGSSGYDIVTPTSDFMAKQIQAGAFQKLDKSKLPNLRNLDPALMAKIAGADPGNLYGIPWAYGTDGLGYNLTKVQPLLGKDTPLDEWDVLFNPQKAAKLKGCGISVLDDAKAVFATTLHYLGKAPNSRNPADYQAAFQTLQKIRPYIKRFSSSGYINELANGDICMVLGYSGDVVIAKARAAEAKRPYQLAYTIPKTGAPLWFDVMVIPKGAKNVDSALQWINYMQTPQVNAGITNTVFYPTANAAARKFVKPEIANDPAIYPPPAMINKLFLLEPLPADIMRLQNRLWTQLKTGR
- a CDS encoding YdcF family protein codes for the protein MTATISPEVLVHQLFGAFLLPPLLFILPILAGTLLLRSRPLAGWVLLLGGLFLAYGLSIPRTAMWLSAGLEQYPPITASQLQQAQAIVVLGGGKKPAPEYGRNEPAADTLSRLRYAAWLARRSQLPLLVTGGSPLGGEAEGEVMARTLQQDYGLPVRWVEIQSNTTLENARYSAGLLKKAGVTRIALVSQGWHLRRALPFFTAEGLQVQPAPTGFVRYDGGGLAWYLPTGRAMQECHSALREWLGILFYTARGWLHDKPAQPTAQP